One part of the Bacillus sp. FJAT-45350 genome encodes these proteins:
- a CDS encoding DEAD/DEAH box helicase encodes MKKQRTAYRCPLTLTNKAKDRMRELGTDGNSFFSLEPSFRVYIEKYPETDDRPLSVALFFDNRANGKMAVKHNELVIVFHCVVEKDRFITTNVTTRNANSSVETNWRSPVDIKFDLKIQRGDIVPYDLLSLINEMPVAQESSEYVKKRIASWEGYLKIQERSADIADMASPYSRLTFNGDFTRMTINGCHLAEKEWKSLKDLSVKLTGIDQDVGKVLKANRSSLTVEVELHGYMEERARKQQFDMKKKEVLFSNFAALSQVKRLRQGFKHLENGLAANPELERLLFENKPPVRIPKKQVTLKFHNRLNEFQQQAVRGAVSAEDLYVIQGPPGTGKTTVISEICLQNARAGLRTLVASQSNLAVDNALGRLLANKDIRILRVGRTESIEEEGKKFIEENVGQYWKDHTLKEVSAQFEVGKKRKVEIEIEWAANVEEQEKLEPVLARLEADLEAKQKAEKQFSEIQSILAERKHNMTVAEQEKQAAMKQVQESEESIHSLTTAIENDKIFLRNEPDRDVLQKELKTCEEFIKQLRHSIAYQELENKIIEVNESIDKATEEREKWAELAFEMDELLAKITNIKQIDGLRWIILEQNIERTVNVQEFINELEELRGSINQLNKLKEYNEMLTKAISYVESILSRQNLPFYHLQQRKITGTYTANEIDQFLNELRSKLSAKTTIYPQMLIGYLEGLYGRRQFVWQKGSRLHSYETYKQMAQEAFQKLKQEIVEQLQYKQRENKQALQKWLQAIEEQSTELQSLLNKQKQVTVSIKIIPNAQEILREQEAESLEINKKIEKYDQVRNQVEINTEKHQEGTKQLQENIEKLERYEANLTQLQQMIQENEKELTTLEEILSTEPEKEHEKVLTQLASLSLNRESLKQEKDKLPLFQSTQGKWLSLLAEANEHDLDEIRKLYVKHANVIGTTCVASARKDFIDTYPEFDVVIIDEVSKATPPELLLPMLKGKKIILVGDHHQLPPLLGNDTLEETLQEMADERDDFEGKAELKKLLNESLFERLYKNLPQSNKAMLAIQYRMHENIMATITPFYEHENDRLQCGLNNSDSDRDHLLETRLIKRENHLVWVDMPNEPSYFEERMKGGKSLYNSAELKEISSLLKELDEAVEQAKLDGRMKMNEQKSIGVISFYGEQIKRIDRIIQQELSLRNLTIRTGTVDRFQGMEMDVILLSMVRNHDNKKDDIGFARDYRRLNVALSRAKELLVLIGSTKMFTERTKYADTRQMYTHVLNTVEKQNGLRMLSEVT; translated from the coding sequence ATGAAGAAACAACGTACGGCATATCGATGCCCGTTGACTCTGACGAATAAGGCGAAAGATAGGATGCGGGAACTCGGCACAGACGGGAACTCGTTTTTTTCGTTAGAGCCATCGTTTCGCGTTTATATAGAAAAATACCCAGAAACAGACGATCGTCCTCTCTCAGTTGCATTATTTTTTGATAATCGCGCAAATGGGAAGATGGCGGTTAAACATAATGAATTAGTAATCGTATTCCATTGTGTTGTGGAAAAGGACCGGTTTATTACGACGAATGTGACGACGAGAAACGCTAATTCATCGGTTGAAACAAATTGGCGTTCGCCTGTAGATATTAAGTTTGATTTGAAAATACAGCGGGGAGATATCGTTCCCTATGATTTGTTAAGTTTAATTAACGAAATGCCGGTAGCTCAGGAAAGTTCAGAGTATGTAAAAAAACGGATTGCCAGTTGGGAAGGCTACTTGAAAATTCAGGAGCGTTCAGCGGATATAGCCGACATGGCGTCTCCTTATTCGAGACTTACATTCAATGGTGATTTTACAAGAATGACGATAAACGGCTGCCATTTAGCTGAAAAAGAATGGAAGTCACTCAAAGATTTGAGCGTCAAACTTACTGGAATTGACCAGGATGTTGGGAAGGTACTGAAAGCAAATCGTTCCTCTCTTACAGTTGAAGTAGAATTACATGGCTATATGGAGGAACGCGCCCGTAAACAACAGTTTGACATGAAGAAAAAAGAAGTCCTTTTCAGTAATTTTGCAGCTTTAAGTCAGGTTAAAAGACTTCGACAAGGTTTTAAGCATTTAGAAAACGGACTAGCTGCAAATCCAGAGCTTGAACGTCTTTTATTTGAAAACAAGCCACCAGTTCGAATACCGAAAAAGCAAGTTACGCTAAAGTTTCACAATCGATTGAACGAGTTTCAGCAACAAGCGGTAAGAGGTGCTGTATCAGCAGAAGATTTATACGTTATACAAGGTCCACCAGGAACAGGAAAAACAACCGTCATCTCAGAAATTTGCTTACAAAATGCGAGGGCTGGGCTACGTACACTCGTTGCGTCACAATCAAATTTGGCTGTAGACAATGCTCTTGGACGTTTACTAGCAAATAAAGATATTCGCATCCTTCGTGTAGGTCGGACAGAAAGTATTGAAGAAGAAGGAAAAAAATTCATTGAAGAAAATGTAGGTCAATATTGGAAGGACCATACATTAAAAGAAGTCTCTGCACAATTTGAAGTAGGTAAAAAACGAAAAGTAGAAATTGAAATAGAATGGGCGGCAAATGTAGAGGAACAAGAGAAACTAGAGCCTGTACTTGCACGACTAGAGGCTGATCTTGAAGCAAAGCAGAAAGCAGAAAAACAGTTTAGTGAGATTCAGTCTATTCTTGCTGAACGAAAACACAACATGACTGTGGCCGAGCAAGAGAAACAAGCGGCTATGAAGCAGGTGCAGGAAAGTGAAGAAAGTATCCATTCTTTAACTACAGCTATTGAAAACGACAAAATTTTTCTACGTAACGAACCGGACCGAGATGTGCTTCAAAAAGAGCTGAAAACATGTGAAGAATTCATTAAACAATTAAGACACAGCATAGCATATCAAGAATTAGAAAATAAGATAATTGAAGTAAACGAATCAATCGACAAAGCAACTGAAGAACGTGAAAAATGGGCAGAGTTAGCATTCGAGATGGATGAACTACTCGCCAAAATAACAAATATCAAACAAATTGACGGCTTAAGATGGATTATACTTGAACAAAATATAGAACGTACGGTAAACGTTCAGGAATTTATAAATGAGCTAGAGGAACTTCGTGGCTCTATCAATCAACTGAACAAATTAAAAGAATATAATGAAATGCTTACTAAAGCAATTTCATATGTTGAATCGATTTTATCACGACAAAATCTACCATTCTACCATCTACAGCAGCGCAAAATAACAGGGACTTATACTGCAAACGAAATTGACCAATTTCTAAATGAGCTGAGAAGCAAACTATCAGCAAAAACCACGATTTACCCACAAATGCTTATCGGATACCTTGAAGGTCTATACGGAAGAAGACAGTTTGTATGGCAAAAGGGAAGTCGTCTTCACTCGTACGAAACGTATAAACAAATGGCACAGGAAGCATTTCAGAAACTGAAACAGGAAATCGTTGAACAACTTCAGTATAAGCAACGTGAAAACAAACAGGCATTGCAAAAGTGGCTACAAGCAATAGAAGAGCAGAGCACCGAGCTTCAATCTCTATTAAACAAACAAAAGCAAGTGACAGTGTCAATAAAAATCATTCCAAACGCACAAGAAATACTTCGTGAACAAGAAGCAGAATCGCTTGAGATAAACAAAAAGATAGAGAAGTATGACCAAGTGAGGAACCAAGTTGAAATTAATACCGAAAAGCATCAAGAAGGAACTAAACAACTCCAAGAAAATATCGAGAAACTTGAGCGGTACGAAGCGAACTTGACTCAGTTACAACAGATGATTCAGGAGAATGAAAAGGAACTGACAACTCTAGAAGAGATCCTTTCAACTGAACCAGAAAAGGAACATGAAAAGGTACTTACTCAACTTGCTAGCCTATCTTTGAATAGAGAATCATTAAAGCAGGAAAAAGATAAGCTACCACTGTTTCAGTCAACACAAGGTAAATGGCTTTCTTTATTGGCAGAAGCAAATGAGCATGACTTAGATGAAATTCGTAAGCTTTATGTTAAGCATGCGAATGTAATCGGAACAACATGTGTAGCTTCAGCACGAAAAGATTTTATCGACACGTATCCTGAATTTGATGTAGTGATTATTGATGAAGTATCAAAAGCAACCCCACCTGAACTGCTATTACCGATGTTAAAAGGGAAGAAAATTATCCTAGTTGGTGACCATCATCAGTTGCCACCTCTATTAGGTAACGACACCTTAGAAGAAACACTCCAGGAGATGGCTGATGAACGTGATGATTTTGAAGGCAAAGCAGAACTAAAAAAACTCTTGAACGAATCGCTATTTGAACGGTTGTATAAAAATTTACCGCAAAGTAATAAGGCGATGCTAGCAATCCAATACAGGATGCATGAAAACATCATGGCAACGATCACACCATTTTACGAACATGAAAATGACAGACTACAATGTGGTCTAAACAACTCTGATTCGGACCGAGATCATTTACTAGAAACACGTCTTATCAAGCGTGAAAATCACTTAGTATGGGTAGATATGCCAAACGAGCCTTCCTATTTTGAAGAAAGAATGAAGGGTGGAAAGAGCTTATATAACTCAGCTGAATTAAAAGAGATTAGTTCGCTTCTTAAAGAATTAGACGAAGCAGTAGAACAAGCCAAATTAGACGGAAGAATGAAAATGAACGAGCAAAAGAGTATTGGCGTTATCAGTTTTTACGGTGAGCAAATCAAAAGAATAGACCGCATCATACAGCAGGAGCTCTCTTTGCGTAATTTGACGATTCGGACGGGTACTGTTGACCGGTTTCAAGGTATGGAAATGGATGTTATCTTGTTAAGCATGGTCCGCAATCATGACAATAAAAAGGATGATATTGGCTTTGCGAGAGACTACAGAAGGCTTAATGTTGCCTTATCAAGAGCGAAAGAGCTACTTGTATTAATCGGCAGTACAAAGATGTTTACGGAACGGACAAAATATGCTGATACAAGACAAATGTATACGCACGTGTTAAATACAGTGGAAAAACAAAATGGCCTACGAATGTTGAGTGAGGTGACATAA